A genomic window from Diospyros lotus cultivar Yz01 chromosome 2, ASM1463336v1, whole genome shotgun sequence includes:
- the LOC127793955 gene encoding protection of telomeres protein 1b-like isoform X3, with amino-acid sequence MKIVDESCSNPGMSLTMFAAKMEQLPLVESSGDIIHLCRIVIKFHNGQVHGVFHKKFSSFALFKGKHGASFIPYQVWPSFKPRDQDKKFIVALRQLLVDYELAGGSNKSLSLKELRVGRDLSLLCKVLQICEVENKPLLLIWDGTDTPPATIQSKLEDEMENPLPLQVEPFPLPRDILLSLPDAGTVLRLIVDEDHEVLGLHLLKTGRWVKFVDLNCELHAGLWHVKLMPYTKLRFVPNEDPLILESERYCEKRLSSKFGRMPLSSTPLSHTTVTNLEDVPFVTLTNILAHPQATAKFRCVVRVIAAIPWRIEDFRSPHGTYRIRLTLEDSTARLHAFVYSKDGETLFGDYPAAVDLMTKMRNLLLGITESNNDTETRNPPWIQCCIKSYYRDKNDALGSRCYRICDTKVRC; translated from the exons ATGAAAATAGTTGATGAATCATGTTCAAACCCTGGAATGTCTCTTACCATGTTTGCTGCAAAAATGGAACAGCTCCCACTTGTTGAGTCATCTGGAGATATCATTCATCTATGTCGGATTGTG ATAAAATTTCATAATGGGCAGGTACATGGGGTTTTTCACAAAAAGTTCTCGTCATTTGCTCTGTTCAAGGGAAAACATGGTGCAAGCTTTATCCCTTACCAAGTATGGCCAAGTTTCAAACCCAGAGACCAAGACAAGAAGTTTATAGTGGCTCTGAGACAGTTGTTGGTTGATTATGAGCTTGCTGGAG GGTCAAATAAATCTCTGTCGTTGAAAGAGCTCAGAGTAGGACGAGACCTGAGTTTATTATGCAAG GTTCTTCAAATCTGTGAAGTTGAAAATAAGCCGTTGTTGCTTATTTGGGATGGAACTGACACCCCACCGGCTACAATTCAGTCAAA GCTAGAAGATGAAATGGAAAACCCACTTCCTTTGCAGGTAGAACCATTTCCCTTACCAAGAGATATTTTATTATCCCTTCCAGATGCTGGAACTGTTTTGAGACTGATTGTTGATGAAGACCATGAGGTGCTTGGCCTGCACTTATTGAAGACTGGTAGGTGGGTGAAATTTGTTGACCTGAATTGTGAACTTCATGCCGGACTCTGGCATGTCAAGCTGATGCCCTATACTAAACTCCGATTTGTGCCGAATGAGGACCCACTCATATTAGAATCTGAAAG GTACTGCGAAAAGCGGTTGTCATCAAAGTTTGGACGGATGCCTTTGTCTAGCACTCCTCTATCTCATACTACAG TGACTAATCTTGAGGATGTGCCTTTTGTCACGTTAACGAACATTCTTGCCCATCCACAG GCAACAGCTAAATTCAGGTGTGTAGTCCGGGTAATTGCTGCAATTCCATGGCGAATTGAGGATTTCCGCTCGCCCCATGGCACATATCGGATTAGGCTGACACTAGAGGATTCAACTGCCAGACTTCATGCATTTGTATATTCTAAAGATGGG GAGACACTTTTTGGTGACTACCCTGCTGCTGTGGACTTGATGACAAAGATGCGGAATTTGTTATTGGGAATTACTGAAAGTAATAACGACACAGAAACCAGAAATCCTCCATGGATTCAGTGCTGCATAAAATCATATTACCGTGACAAAAATGATGCTCTGGGAAGTCGATGTTATCGAATATGTGATACTAAGGTACGGTGCTAA
- the LOC127793955 gene encoding protection of telomeres protein 1b-like isoform X2: MNHVQTLECLLPCLLQKWNSSHLLSHLEISFIYVGLWYIFVQIKFHNGQVHGVFHKKFSSFALFKGKHGASFIPYQVWPSFKPRDQDKKFIVALRQLLVDYELAGGSNKSLSLKELRVGRDLSLLCKVLQICEVENKPLLLIWDGTDTPPATIQSKLEDEMENPLPLQVEPFPLPRDILLSLPDAGTVLRLIVDEDHEVLGLHLLKTGRWVKFVDLNCELHAGLWHVKLMPYTKLRFVPNEDPLILESERYCEKRLSSKFGRMPLSSTPLSHTTVTNLEDVPFVTLTNILAHPQATAKFRCVVRVIAAIPWRIEDFRSPHGTYRIRLTLEDSTARLHAFVYSKDGETLFGDYPAAVDLMTKMRNLLLGITESNNDTETRNPPWIQCCIKSYYRDKNDALGSRCYRICDTKVRC, encoded by the exons ATGAATCATGTTCAAACCCTGGAATGTCTCTTACCATGTTTGCTGCAAAAATGGAACAGCTCCCACTTGTTGAGTCATCTGGAGATATCATTCATCTATGTCGGATTGTG GTACATCTTTGTGCAGATAAAATTTCATAATGGGCAGGTACATGGGGTTTTTCACAAAAAGTTCTCGTCATTTGCTCTGTTCAAGGGAAAACATGGTGCAAGCTTTATCCCTTACCAAGTATGGCCAAGTTTCAAACCCAGAGACCAAGACAAGAAGTTTATAGTGGCTCTGAGACAGTTGTTGGTTGATTATGAGCTTGCTGGAG GGTCAAATAAATCTCTGTCGTTGAAAGAGCTCAGAGTAGGACGAGACCTGAGTTTATTATGCAAG GTTCTTCAAATCTGTGAAGTTGAAAATAAGCCGTTGTTGCTTATTTGGGATGGAACTGACACCCCACCGGCTACAATTCAGTCAAA GCTAGAAGATGAAATGGAAAACCCACTTCCTTTGCAGGTAGAACCATTTCCCTTACCAAGAGATATTTTATTATCCCTTCCAGATGCTGGAACTGTTTTGAGACTGATTGTTGATGAAGACCATGAGGTGCTTGGCCTGCACTTATTGAAGACTGGTAGGTGGGTGAAATTTGTTGACCTGAATTGTGAACTTCATGCCGGACTCTGGCATGTCAAGCTGATGCCCTATACTAAACTCCGATTTGTGCCGAATGAGGACCCACTCATATTAGAATCTGAAAG GTACTGCGAAAAGCGGTTGTCATCAAAGTTTGGACGGATGCCTTTGTCTAGCACTCCTCTATCTCATACTACAG TGACTAATCTTGAGGATGTGCCTTTTGTCACGTTAACGAACATTCTTGCCCATCCACAG GCAACAGCTAAATTCAGGTGTGTAGTCCGGGTAATTGCTGCAATTCCATGGCGAATTGAGGATTTCCGCTCGCCCCATGGCACATATCGGATTAGGCTGACACTAGAGGATTCAACTGCCAGACTTCATGCATTTGTATATTCTAAAGATGGG GAGACACTTTTTGGTGACTACCCTGCTGCTGTGGACTTGATGACAAAGATGCGGAATTTGTTATTGGGAATTACTGAAAGTAATAACGACACAGAAACCAGAAATCCTCCATGGATTCAGTGCTGCATAAAATCATATTACCGTGACAAAAATGATGCTCTGGGAAGTCGATGTTATCGAATATGTGATACTAAGGTACGGTGCTAA
- the LOC127793955 gene encoding protection of telomeres protein 1b-like isoform X1 yields MATWGEEYRCMRIVDAIASINQKVNIIGVVLETGIPKQSKGTDCFVTMKIVDESCSNPGMSLTMFAAKMEQLPLVESSGDIIHLCRIVIKFHNGQVHGVFHKKFSSFALFKGKHGASFIPYQVWPSFKPRDQDKKFIVALRQLLVDYELAGGSNKSLSLKELRVGRDLSLLCKVLQICEVENKPLLLIWDGTDTPPATIQSKLEDEMENPLPLQVEPFPLPRDILLSLPDAGTVLRLIVDEDHEVLGLHLLKTGRWVKFVDLNCELHAGLWHVKLMPYTKLRFVPNEDPLILESERYCEKRLSSKFGRMPLSSTPLSHTTVTNLEDVPFVTLTNILAHPQATAKFRCVVRVIAAIPWRIEDFRSPHGTYRIRLTLEDSTARLHAFVYSKDGETLFGDYPAAVDLMTKMRNLLLGITESNNDTETRNPPWIQCCIKSYYRDKNDALGSRCYRICDTKVRC; encoded by the exons ATGGCGACGTGGGGAGAAGAGTACAGATGCATGCGGATAGTAGACGCCATAGCTTCGATCAACCAGAAAGTCAATATCATTGGAGTTGTCCTGGAGACCGGTATCCCAAAGCAGTCAAAGGGCACTG attGTTTTGTTACAATGAAAATAGTTGATGAATCATGTTCAAACCCTGGAATGTCTCTTACCATGTTTGCTGCAAAAATGGAACAGCTCCCACTTGTTGAGTCATCTGGAGATATCATTCATCTATGTCGGATTGTG ATAAAATTTCATAATGGGCAGGTACATGGGGTTTTTCACAAAAAGTTCTCGTCATTTGCTCTGTTCAAGGGAAAACATGGTGCAAGCTTTATCCCTTACCAAGTATGGCCAAGTTTCAAACCCAGAGACCAAGACAAGAAGTTTATAGTGGCTCTGAGACAGTTGTTGGTTGATTATGAGCTTGCTGGAG GGTCAAATAAATCTCTGTCGTTGAAAGAGCTCAGAGTAGGACGAGACCTGAGTTTATTATGCAAG GTTCTTCAAATCTGTGAAGTTGAAAATAAGCCGTTGTTGCTTATTTGGGATGGAACTGACACCCCACCGGCTACAATTCAGTCAAA GCTAGAAGATGAAATGGAAAACCCACTTCCTTTGCAGGTAGAACCATTTCCCTTACCAAGAGATATTTTATTATCCCTTCCAGATGCTGGAACTGTTTTGAGACTGATTGTTGATGAAGACCATGAGGTGCTTGGCCTGCACTTATTGAAGACTGGTAGGTGGGTGAAATTTGTTGACCTGAATTGTGAACTTCATGCCGGACTCTGGCATGTCAAGCTGATGCCCTATACTAAACTCCGATTTGTGCCGAATGAGGACCCACTCATATTAGAATCTGAAAG GTACTGCGAAAAGCGGTTGTCATCAAAGTTTGGACGGATGCCTTTGTCTAGCACTCCTCTATCTCATACTACAG TGACTAATCTTGAGGATGTGCCTTTTGTCACGTTAACGAACATTCTTGCCCATCCACAG GCAACAGCTAAATTCAGGTGTGTAGTCCGGGTAATTGCTGCAATTCCATGGCGAATTGAGGATTTCCGCTCGCCCCATGGCACATATCGGATTAGGCTGACACTAGAGGATTCAACTGCCAGACTTCATGCATTTGTATATTCTAAAGATGGG GAGACACTTTTTGGTGACTACCCTGCTGCTGTGGACTTGATGACAAAGATGCGGAATTTGTTATTGGGAATTACTGAAAGTAATAACGACACAGAAACCAGAAATCCTCCATGGATTCAGTGCTGCATAAAATCATATTACCGTGACAAAAATGATGCTCTGGGAAGTCGATGTTATCGAATATGTGATACTAAGGTACGGTGCTAA
- the LOC127793956 gene encoding uncharacterized protein LOC127793956 has product MVATATFCLLYTINWSSSLLRSFKTSKSVDGVPKQHYDRKMGWEDGGPGVGMAMAVAVEYLGDSISSELLCKFPDNSAFDFDYSQSSIWSPLLPHPPPSSSDHLLTARVLSFDEAEEDDRRRMLVAAVKQVSANIKNKIAAALFGNSRTMKLRNKHGKKKMKKAAASGFSPSPVSGKENAPTPSKGWSKILRVASKRFKKANRKKGPTSHLWLSNCLMDGHV; this is encoded by the exons ATGGTCGCAACGGCTACTTTCTGTCTACTTTACACAATAAACTGGTCGTCTTCCTTGCTCCGCAGCTTCAAAACCAGCAAATCAGTCGACGGCGTCCCAAAGCAGCATTACGATAGGAAAATGGGCTGGGAAGACGGCGGGCCGGGGGTGGGAATGGcgatggcggtggcggtggagTATCTGGGGGACTCCATATCCAGCGAGCTTCTCTGCAAGTTCCCGGACAATTCGGCCTTCGACTTCGACTACTCCCAGAGCTCCATCTGGTCGCCATTGCTCCCTCATCCCCCTCCCTCTTCTTCCGATCACCTTCTGACCGCAAGAGTGTTATCGTTCGACGAGGCTGAGGAAGACGACCGCCGGCGTATGCTCGTTGCCGCCGTGAAGCAAGTCTCCGCCAATATCAAGAACAAAATAGCCGCCGCTCTCTTCGGCAACAGTCGAACTATGAAGCTGAGGAACAAGCAtggcaagaagaagatgaagaaggcGGCTGCATCTGGGTTCTCGCCGTCGCCTGTGTCCGGCAAGGAGAATGCTCCGACCCCATCAAAG GGATGGAGTAAGATTCTGAGAGTTGCCTCAAAACGTTTCAAGAAGGCGAACAGGAAGAAAGGTCCAACCTCTCATCTCTGGCTTTCCAATTGCTTGATGGATGGTCATGTTTGA